In Sphingobium sp. Z007, one DNA window encodes the following:
- the istA gene encoding IS21 family transposase, with product MTHRRQHTQAVAAAKAGISERSARRIENDPQLPSQKKKERHWRTRADPLEPFWPRIEELLQIDGIIAVTVFETLQDEFGEDAVPDAIRRTLERRIARWRALHGGEKEIFFPQHHEPGRQGLSDFTVCDSLKVTVAGETLAYRLYHFRLAASGWEHAAVVLGGESFAALSEHLQDALWKLGGAPAEHRSDSLSAAYKNLNADAQRDFTRSYDELCRHYGMLATRNNRGEAHENGSIEGPHAHLKRRLDQALRRRGSRDFVSIEAWREFVEAQVARQNRRHAARIDAERRVLKALPARRTTDFAMVTVDVTRNGTVAIDRVTYSVPSRLVGRRLNAHLFDDRIELFLGPDRVMSTPRVRISHPHRGHSIDFRHMIGNLRRKPGALRNLVYREALFPDHAYRRAWQAFDAQLDGRQACRDAVALLDIAARGDCVDVLARRIDEALDSGRLPDVDALRDEFLPTARSQRDVAIPPPDLHSYNSLIASGEVH from the coding sequence ATGACCCATCGTCGCCAACACACCCAGGCCGTCGCGGCTGCCAAGGCCGGTATCAGCGAACGCAGCGCACGCCGGATCGAGAACGATCCGCAGCTTCCGTCCCAGAAGAAGAAGGAGCGCCACTGGCGCACCCGCGCCGATCCGCTCGAGCCATTCTGGCCACGTATAGAGGAGTTGCTCCAGATCGACGGTATCATTGCCGTCACGGTCTTCGAGACGCTCCAGGACGAGTTCGGCGAGGATGCTGTTCCCGATGCGATACGACGAACACTGGAACGCCGGATCGCCCGCTGGCGGGCACTGCACGGCGGCGAGAAGGAGATCTTCTTCCCGCAGCATCATGAGCCCGGTCGGCAGGGCCTGTCGGATTTCACGGTATGCGACAGTCTCAAGGTCACTGTTGCCGGCGAGACCCTGGCCTATCGCCTCTACCACTTCCGCTTGGCGGCGAGTGGCTGGGAGCATGCGGCTGTCGTGCTGGGCGGGGAGAGCTTTGCCGCCCTTTCGGAGCACCTGCAGGATGCGTTGTGGAAGCTGGGCGGTGCGCCGGCCGAACACCGCAGCGATTCCCTGTCAGCCGCCTACAAAAACCTCAACGCCGATGCGCAGCGGGATTTCACCCGAAGCTATGACGAGCTGTGTCGTCATTACGGCATGCTTGCTACCCGCAACAACCGCGGCGAGGCGCACGAGAACGGATCGATCGAAGGTCCCCATGCCCATCTCAAGCGACGGCTCGATCAGGCCTTACGCCGGCGGGGCAGCCGCGATTTCGTCAGCATCGAGGCCTGGCGCGAGTTCGTTGAGGCGCAGGTCGCCAGACAGAACCGGCGACATGCTGCGCGCATCGATGCAGAACGCAGGGTACTCAAGGCGCTGCCCGCAAGGCGAACCACCGATTTCGCCATGGTCACCGTCGATGTCACCCGCAACGGCACCGTCGCCATCGATCGGGTTACCTATTCGGTGCCTTCCCGCCTCGTCGGACGGCGCCTCAACGCGCATCTCTTTGACGATCGCATCGAGCTCTTCCTCGGTCCGGACAGGGTAATGTCCACGCCGCGTGTGCGGATCAGTCATCCCCACCGGGGGCATAGCATCGATTTCCGGCACATGATCGGTAACCTGCGCCGCAAGCCCGGTGCACTGCGCAACCTCGTCTACCGCGAAGCCCTCTTCCCCGATCACGCCTACCGGCGGGCCTGGCAAGCCTTCGATGCCCAACTCGATGGACGGCAGGCCTGCCGCGATGCCGTCGCGCTGCTCGATATCGCCGCCAGGGGCGACTGTGTCGACGTGCTGGCCCGGCGGATCGATGAGGCTCTCGACAGCGGGCGCTTGCCCGATGTCGATGCGCTCAGGGACGAGTTCCTGCCAACCGCAAGATCGCAGCGCGATGTCGCTATCCCGCCACCCGATCTGCACAGCTACAACAGCCTGATCGCCAGCGGGGAGGTGCACTGA
- the istB gene encoding IS21-like element helper ATPase IstB, with amino-acid sequence MTRTKDQAAAVLPTLLKALRLPSINRNWKHLTDTADRDGWPAANLLASLLEIEMADRSSRRIQRHRDQSGLPAGKTFATFDFDAAPGIRKPHLLSLAAGDDWIENGGNLLLFGQSGTGKTHAVAAIGHALIDTGRRVLFCSTTDMVQKLQSARRDLSLPAMLDKLDKFDLIVLDDLSYVRKDQVETSALFELIAHRYERHSLAITANQPFSAWDNVFPDPAMAVAAIDRLVHHSTIIEMNGESYRKRSAVARINAGDYDPPNGAPDRPS; translated from the coding sequence ATGACCCGCACCAAGGATCAGGCCGCCGCCGTACTGCCTACCCTGCTGAAGGCCTTGCGCCTGCCGAGCATCAACCGCAACTGGAAGCACCTCACCGACACCGCCGATCGCGATGGCTGGCCGGCCGCCAACCTGCTGGCCTCGCTTCTCGAGATCGAGATGGCTGATCGCTCCTCCCGGCGCATCCAGCGCCATCGCGACCAGTCCGGCTTGCCCGCAGGCAAGACCTTCGCCACCTTCGATTTCGACGCCGCCCCCGGCATCCGCAAACCGCACCTCTTGTCCCTCGCCGCCGGTGACGACTGGATCGAGAACGGCGGCAACCTGCTGCTGTTCGGCCAGAGCGGGACCGGCAAGACGCACGCAGTTGCCGCCATTGGCCATGCCCTCATCGACACGGGGCGGCGCGTCCTGTTCTGCTCCACCACCGACATGGTCCAGAAGCTCCAGTCCGCGCGCCGCGACCTCAGCTTGCCCGCCATGCTCGACAAGCTCGACAAGTTCGATCTCATCGTGCTCGACGATCTGTCCTACGTCCGCAAGGACCAGGTCGAAACCAGCGCCTTGTTCGAGCTCATCGCCCACCGCTACGAACGCCACTCGCTCGCCATTACCGCCAACCAGCCATTTTCGGCATGGGACAACGTCTTCCCTGATCCCGCCATGGCTGTCGCCGCGATCGACCGCCTCGTGCACCACTCGACCATCATCGAGATGAACGGCGAAAGCTACCGCAAGCGTTCCGCCGTCGCCCGCATCAACGCCGGCGATTACGACCCGCCCAATGGCGCCCCGGACCGGCCATCATAA
- a CDS encoding MFS transporter, which yields MLSTLLARRLFARNIHYGWAVAGTTFLTMLVIAGAVGAPGVLIVPLQKEFGWSAADISGALAIRFLLFGGMGPFAAAFINRFGVRRMMLISLSIVIGGMLLSLGMTELWQLVLLWGVVIGIGTGLTAMVLGATVATRWFGQRRGLVMGLLSASTATGQLAFLPLLAGLTDSHGWRAALLLVCGAIVVAAVVVLLLMRDRPADLGLAPYGETHIQPAAPQPAGFGALLMTPMVVLRDAAKVPTFWILFLSFYICGASTNGLVQTHFIALCGDYGLAAVGAASMLAMMGLFDFGGTLASGWLSDRFDNRWLLFWYYGLRGLSLLYLPFSDFSLYSLSIFAIFYGLDWVATVPPTVKLTAQRFGAERANIVFGWIFAGHQLGAASAALGGGLVRTVWQSYMPAFIGAGLLCVARRLRSPVGVNFDGR from the coding sequence ATGCTGTCGACCCTGTTGGCCCGCCGCCTCTTCGCGCGGAACATCCATTATGGCTGGGCGGTCGCGGGCACGACCTTCCTGACCATGTTGGTGATCGCCGGCGCGGTCGGTGCGCCGGGCGTTCTGATCGTGCCGTTGCAAAAGGAGTTCGGCTGGAGCGCAGCGGACATCAGCGGCGCGCTGGCGATCCGCTTCCTGCTGTTCGGCGGGATGGGACCGTTCGCCGCCGCCTTCATTAACCGGTTCGGCGTTCGGCGGATGATGTTGATTTCGCTGTCCATCGTCATCGGCGGGATGCTGTTGTCGCTGGGCATGACGGAATTGTGGCAACTGGTGCTGCTGTGGGGCGTGGTCATTGGCATCGGCACGGGTCTGACCGCGATGGTGCTGGGCGCTACGGTCGCGACGCGCTGGTTTGGGCAGCGGCGCGGCCTTGTCATGGGGCTGTTGTCGGCCAGCACAGCGACCGGGCAACTTGCCTTCCTGCCGCTGCTCGCGGGCCTGACCGACAGTCATGGCTGGCGCGCGGCCCTGTTGCTGGTGTGCGGCGCGATCGTCGTGGCGGCGGTGGTCGTGCTGCTGCTGATGCGCGACCGGCCCGCCGACCTGGGGCTGGCGCCCTATGGCGAAACCCATATCCAGCCTGCTGCGCCGCAGCCCGCCGGCTTCGGCGCGCTGCTCATGACGCCGATGGTCGTGCTGCGGGATGCGGCCAAGGTGCCGACCTTCTGGATACTCTTCTTGTCCTTCTATATTTGCGGGGCGAGCACCAATGGGCTGGTGCAAACCCATTTCATCGCGCTGTGCGGCGATTATGGACTGGCGGCGGTCGGCGCGGCATCGATGTTGGCGATGATGGGGTTGTTCGATTTCGGCGGCACGCTGGCATCGGGCTGGCTGTCCGACCGGTTCGATAACCGCTGGCTGCTCTTCTGGTATTATGGGCTGCGCGGGCTGTCGCTGCTCTACCTGCCGTTCAGCGACTTTTCGCTCTACAGCCTGTCGATCTTCGCGATCTTCTATGGCCTGGACTGGGTGGCGACCGTGCCGCCGACGGTGAAGCTGACGGCGCAGCGCTTCGGGGCGGAGCGGGCGAATATCGTCTTCGGTTGGATATTCGCCGGGCACCAACTGGGTGCGGCCAGCGCGGCGCTGGGCGGCGGCTTGGTGCGGACCGTGTGGCAAAGTTATATGCCCGCCTTCATTGGTGCAGGCCTATTGTGTGTAGCGCGACGATTACGGAGTCCGGTCGGCGTCAATTTTGATGGCCGATAG
- a CDS encoding TetR/AcrR family transcriptional regulator, with amino-acid sequence MKVSRDQAARNREKVIDAASRLFRARGVDGVGIGEVMRECGLTHGGFYNQFESKEALAAEACAASLATSAVRWRAVAEAAAHGDAPAAIAANYLNPRNRDAPETGCALIALGADAARRGGELADAFRRGFEELATILEQAGPDISRQEALARMAQMVGAMVLARGVHDPALSDEILAATRHALGVPA; translated from the coding sequence ATGAAGGTCAGCCGCGATCAGGCCGCGCGCAATCGGGAAAAGGTGATCGACGCGGCCTCGCGCCTGTTTCGCGCCCGTGGCGTCGATGGCGTCGGCATTGGGGAAGTGATGCGGGAATGCGGCCTCACCCATGGCGGCTTCTACAATCAGTTCGAATCGAAGGAAGCGTTGGCGGCTGAAGCCTGTGCGGCCTCTCTGGCAACCAGCGCCGTCCGCTGGCGGGCCGTGGCGGAGGCGGCAGCACATGGCGACGCGCCTGCGGCGATCGCGGCCAACTATCTGAACCCTCGCAATCGCGACGCGCCGGAGACGGGCTGCGCGCTCATCGCCCTTGGAGCGGATGCAGCCCGGCGCGGCGGCGAACTGGCGGACGCCTTCCGCCGTGGGTTCGAGGAACTCGCCACCATCCTCGAACAGGCCGGACCCGATATAAGCCGACAGGAAGCCCTGGCGCGGATGGCGCAGATGGTCGGGGCCATGGTGCTGGCGCGCGGCGTGCACGATCCTGCCCTGTCGGACGAGATATTGGCAGCGACGCGTCACGCGCTTGGCGTGCCGGCATGA
- a CDS encoding GNAT family N-acetyltransferase codes for MSLWRPMRGADIPAVAAISDAVHGAYTERADIYAERLQLYPAGCWMLERVGAALGYLISHPWQGDQPPALNAPILAIPATADRYYLHDLALLPQARGTGAAADAVQLVVDHTDSAGFARITLIAVNGADAFWRKQGFLPVANNGVGYGKDSLAMERPVSQ; via the coding sequence ATGAGCCTCTGGCGACCGATGCGAGGCGCTGACATCCCGGCGGTTGCGGCGATCTCCGACGCGGTGCACGGCGCCTACACTGAGCGTGCCGATATCTACGCCGAACGCCTGCAACTCTACCCGGCCGGATGCTGGATGCTGGAGCGCGTCGGGGCAGCGCTGGGCTATCTCATCAGCCATCCCTGGCAGGGCGACCAGCCGCCAGCGCTCAACGCCCCCATCCTCGCCATACCTGCGACGGCGGATCGCTATTATCTCCATGACCTGGCGCTCCTGCCACAGGCGCGCGGCACCGGCGCGGCGGCGGACGCGGTGCAATTGGTCGTCGATCATACGGATAGCGCGGGCTTCGCCCGTATCACGCTGATCGCGGTCAACGGCGCGGATGCTTTTTGGCGGAAACAGGGCTTCCTGCCGGTGGCGAACAACGGAGTGGGCTATGGCAAGGACAGCCTAGCCATGGAACGGCCGGTCTCGCAATAG
- the rpoH gene encoding RNA polymerase sigma factor RpoH yields the protein MAKSNVPAVPALGGEASLNRYLSEIRKFPLLTPEQEYMLAKRYEEHQDPEAAAQLVTSHLRLVAKIAMGYRGYGLPVSELISEGNIGLMQGVKKFEADRGFRLATYAMWWIRASIQEFILRSWSLVKMGTTASQKKLFFNLRRMKNNIEAFEDGDLRPEDVTKIATDLGVSEQDVVSMNRRMAMGGDTSLNVPMREDGDGQWQDWLQDNDPLQDERVAEEQERNQRHEMLVEAMTDLNDREKHILAERRLAEEPKTLEELSQVYGVSRERVRQIEVRAFEKLQKAMMRIAGDKLGKMARFALA from the coding sequence ATGGCCAAGAGCAATGTCCCCGCGGTGCCAGCGCTGGGCGGTGAAGCCAGCCTCAACCGCTATCTGTCGGAAATCCGCAAGTTTCCGCTGTTGACGCCCGAGCAGGAATATATGCTCGCCAAGCGGTATGAGGAACATCAGGACCCCGAAGCCGCAGCGCAGTTGGTGACGTCGCATCTGCGCCTGGTGGCGAAGATAGCGATGGGCTATCGCGGCTATGGCCTGCCGGTCAGCGAGCTGATTTCGGAAGGCAATATCGGCCTGATGCAGGGCGTGAAGAAGTTCGAGGCGGATCGCGGGTTCCGGCTGGCGACTTATGCCATGTGGTGGATACGGGCCTCCATTCAGGAATTCATCCTGCGCAGTTGGTCGCTAGTCAAGATGGGCACCACCGCGTCGCAGAAGAAGCTGTTCTTCAACCTGCGCCGCATGAAGAATAATATCGAAGCGTTTGAGGATGGCGACCTTCGTCCCGAAGACGTGACCAAGATCGCAACCGACCTGGGCGTCAGTGAACAGGATGTCGTGTCCATGAACCGTCGCATGGCGATGGGCGGCGATACGTCGCTGAACGTGCCCATGCGCGAGGATGGTGACGGTCAGTGGCAGGACTGGTTGCAGGACAATGATCCGTTGCAGGACGAGCGCGTCGCGGAAGAGCAGGAGCGTAACCAGCGGCATGAGATGCTGGTGGAGGCGATGACCGACCTGAACGACCGCGAGAAGCATATCCTGGCCGAACGCCGCCTGGCCGAAGAGCCCAAGACGCTGGAAGAGCTTTCGCAGGTCTATGGCGTGTCGCGTGAGCGCGTCCGCCAGATCGAGGTCCGCGCGTTCGAAAAGCTGCAAAAGGCGATGATGCGGATCGCCGGCGACAAGCTTGGCAAGATGGCGCGCTTCGCCCTGGCGTGA
- a CDS encoding RluA family pseudouridine synthase, protein MGPGVSIIEASIGEAQHGWRLDRALADILPDLSRERLKGLIGEGQVQSADTGKISVSMKVAAGQMFTITLPPPLPLDTVAQDIPLTIVHEDADLIVIDKPAGLVVHPAAGNLDGTLVNALLHHCEGRLSGIGGVARPGIVHRIDKDTSGLLVVAKSDKAHEGLARQFKDHSIDRLYAAIVYGVPNPAAGTVDTWIGRSDADRKKMAVHREGRGKHAVTHYRTTQRLRDAALVECKLETGRTHQVRVHMHHIGHPLIGDPVYGRERKGFKSILETLGFERQALHAKSLGFIHPVTNEQLMFQSALPTDMQELLSQLHV, encoded by the coding sequence ATGGGTCCGGGGGTTTCCATCATAGAAGCATCGATTGGCGAAGCGCAGCATGGCTGGCGCCTTGATCGTGCGCTCGCGGACATCTTGCCCGACCTGTCGCGCGAGCGGCTGAAGGGGCTGATCGGCGAGGGACAGGTGCAGTCCGCCGACACCGGCAAAATCAGCGTATCGATGAAGGTCGCGGCCGGGCAGATGTTCACCATCACCCTGCCCCCGCCATTGCCACTGGATACGGTGGCGCAGGATATTCCGCTGACCATCGTTCATGAAGACGCCGACCTGATCGTGATAGACAAACCCGCGGGGCTGGTCGTGCATCCTGCCGCCGGCAATCTGGACGGCACGCTGGTCAACGCGCTGTTGCATCACTGCGAAGGGCGCCTGTCCGGTATCGGCGGGGTTGCCCGGCCCGGCATCGTCCATCGCATCGACAAGGACACGTCCGGCCTGCTGGTTGTCGCCAAATCCGACAAGGCGCATGAGGGGCTGGCCCGTCAGTTCAAGGATCATAGCATCGACCGGCTCTATGCCGCTATCGTCTATGGCGTGCCCAATCCAGCGGCCGGGACGGTCGACACCTGGATCGGCCGATCCGACGCTGATCGAAAGAAGATGGCGGTTCATCGGGAAGGACGCGGCAAGCACGCTGTTACCCATTATCGCACGACACAGAGGCTGCGCGACGCTGCGCTGGTCGAATGCAAGCTGGAAACCGGCCGCACACACCAGGTTCGCGTCCATATGCACCATATCGGACACCCCTTGATCGGTGATCCGGTTTACGGTAGAGAAAGAAAAGGTTTCAAATCAATACTGGAAACACTGGGTTTCGAAAGGCAGGCATTGCACGCCAAAAGCCTGGGGTTCATACATCCGGTAACGAATGAGCAGCTCATGTTCCAAAGTGCACTGCCCACCGACATGCAGGAACTGTTAAGCCAGCTCCACGTATAG
- a CDS encoding M67 family metallopeptidase, translating to MRVEISRILLEQIMTLAAADGREVCGLLLGSDDRIEAIAPAANVAVDPARHFELDPAVLIAAHRAARSGGPRIIGHYHSHPSGITAPSATDAACAAPDGNLWLIVGAGEAALWRAGPGTGVNVHFTKIHLDSE from the coding sequence ATGCGGGTCGAAATTTCAAGGATTCTGTTGGAACAGATCATGACCCTGGCGGCTGCCGATGGTCGTGAGGTGTGCGGGCTGTTACTGGGTTCGGACGACCGGATCGAGGCGATCGCGCCCGCCGCCAATGTTGCTGTCGACCCCGCCCGCCATTTCGAATTGGACCCGGCGGTGCTGATCGCCGCGCATCGAGCGGCGCGATCGGGCGGGCCAAGGATTATCGGCCATTATCACTCGCATCCGTCAGGCATCACCGCGCCATCCGCGACCGATGCGGCCTGCGCGGCGCCCGATGGAAATTTATGGTTGATCGTTGGGGCAGGGGAAGCGGCTTTATGGCGGGCAGGGCCGGGGACGGGCGTTAACGTGCATTTCACCAAAATCCATCTCGACAGTGAGTGA
- a CDS encoding histidine phosphotransferase family protein: protein MTNPTDSIEFASLLCSRLCHDLLSPVGALNNGLELMADETDPEMRQRCLDLLGDSARTSANKLKFFRLAFGSAGGFGDAVPPHEAKVAIEGMFASTGRVKVGWLVEEQMLDKLAAKILLNLALIAGDALVRGGQLDIGAEKRPGLTEIVVRGEGPKVVLDPDLRAALAGTLPIEGLASRTAAAWMVRQMVAESGGEIALSPPGEPIILFGASIPDRTR from the coding sequence ATGACCAACCCGACCGACAGCATCGAATTTGCCAGCCTGCTTTGCTCGCGCCTGTGCCATGACCTGCTGAGCCCGGTCGGCGCGCTCAACAACGGGCTGGAACTGATGGCGGACGAAACCGACCCGGAAATGCGCCAGCGCTGCCTGGACCTGCTGGGTGACAGCGCCCGCACTTCAGCCAACAAGCTTAAATTCTTCCGCCTCGCCTTCGGCTCCGCCGGCGGCTTTGGCGATGCCGTCCCGCCCCATGAGGCGAAGGTGGCGATCGAGGGGATGTTTGCGAGCACCGGCCGGGTCAAGGTGGGCTGGCTGGTTGAGGAACAGATGCTCGACAAGCTGGCCGCCAAGATTTTGCTCAATCTGGCGTTGATCGCCGGCGATGCGCTGGTGCGGGGCGGACAGTTGGACATAGGCGCGGAAAAGCGGCCAGGCCTGACGGAGATCGTGGTGCGCGGCGAAGGCCCCAAGGTCGTGCTCGATCCTGATCTGCGCGCCGCGCTGGCTGGCACCCTGCCGATCGAGGGGCTGGCCTCCCGCACGGCCGCCGCCTGGATGGTGCGGCAGATGGTGGCGGAATCAGGTGGCGAGATCGCCCTGTCACCGCCGGGCGAGCCGATCATATTGTTTGGCGCGTCGATCCCTGATCGCACGCGATAA
- the glnA gene encoding type I glutamate--ammonia ligase — translation MANTPKDILKIIEEKEIEWVDVRFTDTKGAWHHLTMCAGVIGEDELTDGLMFDGSSIEGWKEINESDMILKPDLDAVYVDPFSATPMLILVCDIVEPEDGSLYARDPRSTAKRAEAFLKTTGLGDTVYIGPEPEFFMFDDVKFENTYSSSSYKLDDVELPTNTNTTYEGGNMGHRPRAKGGYFPVGPVDVTTDIRAEMVSTLLEMGLPMDKHHHEVAGSQHELGLTFGKLVETCDRIQIYKYVVKMVAQAYGKTATFMPKPIKADNGSGMHTHISIWNEGKNTFAGDGYAGLSETCLFFIGGVIKHAKAINAFTNPTTNSYKRLVPGFEAPVLLAYSARNRSASCRIPYGAGTKAKRVEFRFPDPLANSYLATSALLMAGIDGIENKIHPGGPMDKNLYDLPPAELSQVPTVCGSLREALDSLAADHDFLLKGGVFTQDQINAYIELKWPEVYAWEMAPSPVEFDMYYSG, via the coding sequence ATGGCCAATACGCCAAAAGACATCCTGAAGATTATCGAGGAAAAGGAGATCGAATGGGTCGATGTCCGCTTCACCGACACAAAGGGCGCCTGGCACCATCTGACCATGTGCGCTGGCGTGATTGGCGAAGATGAACTGACCGATGGCCTTATGTTCGACGGCTCTTCGATTGAGGGCTGGAAGGAAATCAACGAATCGGACATGATCCTGAAGCCCGATCTGGACGCAGTCTATGTCGATCCGTTCAGCGCCACGCCCATGCTGATCCTGGTATGCGACATCGTGGAACCCGAAGACGGCTCGCTCTATGCCCGCGACCCGCGCTCGACCGCCAAGCGCGCCGAAGCCTTCCTCAAGACCACCGGCCTTGGCGATACCGTCTATATCGGCCCGGAGCCTGAATTCTTCATGTTCGACGACGTGAAGTTCGAAAACACCTACAGCTCCAGTTCGTACAAGCTGGACGATGTCGAACTGCCGACCAATACCAACACCACCTATGAAGGCGGCAATATGGGCCACCGCCCGCGCGCCAAGGGTGGATACTTCCCCGTCGGCCCGGTCGACGTCACCACCGACATCCGCGCCGAAATGGTGTCCACCCTGCTGGAAATGGGCCTGCCCATGGACAAGCATCACCATGAAGTCGCGGGCAGCCAGCACGAACTGGGCCTGACCTTCGGAAAGCTGGTCGAAACCTGTGACCGCATCCAGATCTACAAATATGTCGTGAAGATGGTCGCCCAGGCCTATGGCAAGACCGCGACCTTCATGCCCAAGCCGATCAAGGCCGACAATGGTTCGGGGATGCACACCCACATCTCGATCTGGAACGAAGGCAAGAACACTTTTGCCGGCGACGGCTATGCCGGCCTGTCGGAAACCTGCCTGTTCTTCATCGGCGGCGTCATCAAGCACGCCAAGGCGATCAACGCCTTCACGAACCCGACCACCAACAGCTACAAGCGCCTGGTGCCCGGTTTCGAAGCGCCCGTCTTGCTCGCTTACTCGGCGCGCAACCGTTCGGCATCGTGCCGCATCCCCTATGGTGCCGGCACCAAGGCGAAGCGCGTCGAATTCCGCTTCCCCGATCCGCTCGCCAACAGCTATCTCGCCACCTCGGCGCTGCTGATGGCCGGCATCGACGGCATCGAGAACAAGATCCACCCCGGCGGTCCGATGGACAAGAACCTGTACGATCTGCCGCCTGCCGAACTGAGCCAGGTGCCTACCGTTTGCGGTTCGCTCCGCGAAGCGCTGGACAGCCTCGCTGCCGATCACGACTTCCTGCTCAAGGGCGGCGTGTTCACCCAAGATCAGATTAATGCCTATATCGAACTGAAGTGGCCTGAGGTTTACGCTTGGGAAATGGCGCCATCGCCTGTCGAATTCGACATGTATTATAGCGGCTAA
- a CDS encoding P-II family nitrogen regulator has translation MKKIEAIIKPFKLDEVKEALHEVGVSGITVTEAKGFGRQKGHTELYRGAEYVVDFLPKVKLEVVVDDALADRVVEAICSAAQTGRIGDGKIFISAIESAVRIRTGERDSDAI, from the coding sequence ATGAAAAAGATCGAAGCGATCATCAAGCCGTTCAAACTGGACGAGGTGAAGGAAGCGCTGCACGAAGTGGGCGTGTCCGGCATCACGGTGACGGAAGCCAAGGGTTTCGGCCGCCAGAAGGGGCATACCGAACTCTATCGTGGCGCTGAATATGTCGTCGATTTTCTGCCCAAGGTGAAGCTGGAAGTCGTAGTCGACGATGCGCTGGCTGACCGGGTGGTCGAAGCGATTTGTTCGGCGGCGCAGACGGGCAGGATCGGCGACGGCAAAATCTTCATTTCTGCAATCGAAAGCGCGGTACGCATCCGCACCGGCGAGCGCGACAGCGACGCCATCTGA
- the map gene encoding type I methionyl aminopeptidase: MTEYMTMTADAPITRSAAIKLYDESGFAGMRKAGRLAAEILDALVPHVVPGVTTCELDDIVRRMSLDGGGVPATLGYRGYTHSCCISLNNVICHGIPGENRLKDGDILNIDVTPLVDGWHGDTSRMFIVGEAAIKARRLVEVTYECLMLGIEQAKPGNHLGDIGYVIQRHAEKHRYGVVRDFCGHGLGQVFHDSPEVVHVGRPGTGPELRPGMFFTIEPMINIGKPGVKMMDDGWTAVTRDRTLSAQFEHSIGITETGCEIFTKSPAGLDCPPYTL, encoded by the coding sequence ATGACCGAATATATGACGATGACGGCCGACGCGCCGATTACCCGCTCTGCTGCGATCAAACTGTATGACGAATCCGGTTTTGCCGGCATGCGCAAGGCCGGGCGGCTAGCCGCCGAGATCCTGGACGCGCTCGTGCCGCATGTCGTGCCGGGGGTTACCACCTGCGAACTGGACGACATCGTCCGTCGCATGTCGCTGGACGGCGGCGGGGTGCCCGCGACGCTGGGCTATCGTGGCTATACCCATAGCTGCTGCATCTCGCTCAACAATGTGATCTGCCATGGGATTCCGGGCGAGAATCGGCTCAAGGACGGCGATATCCTGAATATCGACGTCACTCCGCTGGTCGATGGCTGGCATGGCGACACCAGCCGCATGTTCATCGTCGGCGAAGCCGCGATCAAGGCGCGGCGGCTGGTCGAAGTGACCTATGAATGTCTGATGCTGGGCATCGAGCAGGCAAAGCCCGGCAATCATCTGGGCGACATCGGTTATGTGATCCAGCGGCACGCGGAAAAACATCGCTATGGCGTGGTGCGCGATTTCTGTGGCCATGGCCTGGGCCAGGTTTTCCATGACAGCCCCGAAGTCGTCCATGTCGGCCGGCCTGGCACTGGTCCTGAACTGCGCCCCGGCATGTTCTTCACGATCGAGCCGATGATCAACATCGGTAAGCCCGGCGTGAAGATGATGGACGATGGCTGGACCGCGGTGACGCGCGACCGTACGCTGTCGGCGCAGTTCGAACACAGCATCGGCATCACTGAAACCGGCTGCGAGATATTCACGAAGAGCCCGGCGGGCCTGGACTGTCCGCCTTACACGCTCTGA